The following are encoded in a window of Streptomyces sp. SAT1 genomic DNA:
- a CDS encoding DUF6986 family protein translates to MGQGQQETVATSLAGAVSEEISASLAPVDAELERRYPGDPGTRQPVHTVYVPGDAFAADTLRSWGDRALAALDEHAPDAASFAAVLGLADDLAEPVHSRVRAKLEREPIEDLRIDFEDGYGPRPDAEEDEAAARAARLVAEAYEQGTAAPYMGIRMKCMEAPVRDRGIRTLDIFLSGLMRAGGLPGGLVLTLPKVTYPEQVTAMARLLDAFEKAHGLEPGRIGFEIQIETSQSILAADGTAAVARMIQAAEGRATGLHYGTFDYSACLGVSAAYQASDHPAADHAKAVMQVAAAGTGVRVSDGSTNVLPVGPTEKVHDAWRLHYGLTRRALARAYYQGWDMHPAHIPTRYAAVFAFYREGFEQAAARLARYANRAGGDVMDEPATAKALSGYLLRGLDCGALDIAEVARLTGLTRADLEGFAAPRRGDLTASAQ, encoded by the coding sequence ATGGGTCAGGGCCAGCAGGAGACGGTGGCGACGAGCCTCGCGGGCGCCGTCAGCGAGGAGATCAGCGCCTCCCTCGCCCCGGTCGACGCCGAGCTGGAGCGCCGCTACCCGGGCGACCCCGGCACCCGCCAGCCGGTCCACACCGTCTACGTCCCCGGCGACGCCTTCGCCGCCGACACCCTCCGCTCCTGGGGCGACCGGGCGCTGGCCGCCCTCGACGAACACGCCCCGGACGCCGCCTCCTTCGCCGCGGTCCTGGGCCTGGCCGACGACCTCGCGGAACCCGTCCACTCCCGCGTCCGCGCCAAGCTGGAACGCGAACCGATCGAGGACCTCCGCATCGACTTCGAGGACGGCTACGGCCCCCGCCCCGACGCCGAGGAGGACGAGGCCGCCGCCCGCGCGGCCCGGCTGGTCGCCGAGGCGTACGAGCAGGGCACCGCCGCGCCGTACATGGGCATCCGGATGAAGTGCATGGAGGCACCCGTCCGCGACCGCGGCATCCGCACCCTCGACATCTTCCTCAGCGGACTGATGCGGGCCGGCGGCCTGCCCGGCGGACTGGTGCTGACGCTGCCGAAGGTCACCTACCCCGAGCAGGTCACCGCCATGGCACGGCTGCTGGACGCCTTCGAGAAGGCCCACGGCCTCGAACCCGGCCGGATCGGCTTCGAGATCCAGATCGAGACCAGCCAGTCCATCCTCGCCGCCGACGGCACCGCCGCCGTCGCCCGGATGATCCAGGCCGCCGAGGGCCGCGCCACCGGCCTGCACTACGGCACCTTCGACTACAGCGCCTGCCTCGGTGTCTCCGCCGCCTACCAGGCCAGCGACCACCCGGCCGCCGACCACGCCAAGGCCGTCATGCAGGTCGCCGCGGCGGGGACCGGCGTCCGCGTCTCGGACGGCTCCACCAACGTCCTGCCGGTCGGCCCGACCGAGAAGGTCCACGACGCCTGGCGCCTGCACTACGGCCTCACCCGCCGCGCCCTGGCCCGCGCCTACTACCAGGGCTGGGACATGCACCCGGCGCACATCCCCACCCGGTACGCGGCCGTGTTCGCCTTCTACCGCGAGGGCTTCGAGCAGGCGGCGGCCCGCCTCGCCCGCTACGCCAACCGGGCCGGCGGCGACGTGATGGACGAGCCCGCCACCGCCAAGGCGCTCAGCGGCTATCTGCTGCGCGGCCTGGACTGCGGCGCCCTCGACATCGCCGAGGTCGCCCGGCTCACCGGTCTGACCCGCGCCGACCTGGAGGGCTTCGCCGCGCCCCGGCGCGGCGACCTCACGGCGTCCGCCCAGTAG